A region of the Vibrio chagasii genome:
CCTGCATCGGTGTCTTCGTAATATACGGTTACTGGCCACGTAAACGGCTTAGATAATCCCTGCAAATTAATACCACAAACCAAAAATCGATAAAGACATCACTATAACCTAACTCCTTATCATTAATAGTATATGGCAGTGAATTTTTTGATTTAACAGACGAAAAAAAGGCCATCTGTATAAGATGACCTCTTTTTGACTAAAAACCCAACAAGTACAAAGGCTCACGTTGGATGAGAACCTAAAATCACACCTATTTTATAGAAGGCGTAGCACCGTTAGGTACAGCAGAATGGTAAGTGAAACGTATGGGCTAAACAGCAGTTGCCACATCCAAGCTCTCGGTTTAAACCCAACACCGTAAACCATGCTTGAGCATACTGCCCAAATAAACATAGGCCCGATGATCGCGTTAAATCCACCGATGCTTTCTGCATACGCTTCAGGATCCCACATCACTAAACCAACATGCATGAAACCCAATATTAGGGACAAAGCTCTTAAGAGAGTCTTGTCCATTGGTCGATGCAGCTTAGCGACTTGTTCTGCGAGATTACTCACTGTCTTTGTCCATCATTTCAGAATGCTCAAGCCATAGAGCATTGATGATGCCGAATGCACATGCTAGAAGTACACCCAAAATCCATGCGAAATACCACATAAAATTTCTCCTAAGTTATTTCACTTCTATCTTAGTAAGCTGAAACGTCGTTATCTTCGATGTGTTTCTTATCTAGGCGACCGAACATTTTGTAGTATGTCCAAGTTGTGTAGCCAAGAATCACAGGAACCATTACCGCTGCAACTGCAGTCATTAGACCAAGTGTCAGCTCACTCGCTGTTGAGTCCCACATAGTCAAACTATGGTCAGGGTTCAGGCTTGATGGCATTACGAATGGGAACATTGCAAAACCAGCCGTTAAGATCACACCAGCGTTAGATAGGCTCGAGAATAAGAAAGCGAAACCACCGCGCTCAAGACGAGATGCAATTACAGCGAATAGTGGCATAACCACACCTAAAATCGGTGCAGCCCACATTGCTGGGTAAGTCTCGAAGTTTGTCATCCACGCGCCAACTTGAAGTGATACTTCTTTATTTAGCGGGTTAGAGTCTGCGAACGTGTCAATCGTACTTGTAATTACATAGCCTTCGATAGATTGAACCCAGAAGCCACCAATAACAAATAGAACAATTGAGATCAGGCCTGTGATCTGAGCAACGTTACGAGCACGAGCGTGCAGCGCCTCTGTTGTCTTCATTTGTAACCATGTTGCACCTTGCGTTACGAACAACATCAGAGCCAATACACCACATAGCAATGCAAACGGATTTAGCAGAGCGAAGAATGTACCGTGGTACTGAGACATCATTAGGTTATTCAGGTCAAATGGAACACCTTGTAGAAGGTTACCAAATGCTACACCGAAGATGATTGGCGGAACGGTACCACTGAAGCAAAGTGCGTAGTCCCACGCTTTACGCCATTTCGGATTTTCAATCTTTGAACGGTAATCTAGAGCAAGTGGACGTAGCCAAAGTGCAGCGAGAGTCACGTACATAGCAAAGTAGAAGCCAGAGAAAGACGTTGCGTAAACCATTGGCCAGGCAGCGAAAAGTGCACCACCAGCTGTAATCAACCAAACTTGGTTACCATCCCAGTGAGGGGCAATCGTGTTCAGCATAATACGACGTTCAGTGTCACTCTTACCGATTACCGGTGAAAGTGCTGCAACCCCCATATCGAAGCCATCGGTTACTGCAAAACCTACTAGTAGAACACCGATTAGGATCCACCAAATAAGTCGTAAGCTTTCGTAATCAAACATTAATACCCCCTCACTTATACTTCAACTGAACGGCTAACTTTGCCTTCAACAGAGTTATCACTTTGTTCGAAGTGGTAACGGCCTGTCTTCAAGCTACTTGGGCCTTTACGTGCGAATTTCAGCATTAGATAAACTTCAGCAATCAAGAACACTGTGTACAGTGCCAATATAGCGAAAAGAGAAGTCCAAAGCTGTTCAATAGTCAGTGCTGATGCAGCAACGTTAACCGGTAGTATTTCACCAACCGCCCATGGTTGACGACCAAATTCAGCAACAAACCAACCTGCTTCAATCGCAATCCATGGTAGTGGGATGCTGAATAAAGCAGCTTTGAGAATCCAAGGTTTCTGTTCGATTTTCTGGCGGCATGTTTGGATAAATGAGGCACCGAAAACGAACAACATAATAAACCCGCAACCAACCATAATACGGAACGCACTAAACAATGGCCACACTGTTGGGATTGAATCGTCCGCTGCCATTTGGATTTGGTCTTCCGTTGCGTCAACAACATTGTCTGTGTAACGTTTTAGAAGTAGTCCATAACCTAAGTCACCTTTGACTTCGTCAAACGCACTCATATTTACTTCAGACTTATCACCTGCGCGAAGCTTTTCAAGTAGCTCGTATGCATAAATACCCGTGCGTATACGGTCAACATGTTGTTCACGTAGGTCGTGTAGACCTGTTACTTGCTCATCAAACGAACGTGTTGCAATAATACCCATTACGTAAGGGATCTTGATTGCGTAATCCGTGTTCATGGTTTCTTGGTTTGGTACACCAAATAAAGTGAATGCAGCTGGAGCTGGCTCTGTGTGCCATTCAGCTTCAACCGCAGCGAGTTTCACTTTTTGAACTTCACCTAACTCGTAACCAGATTCATCACCTAAAATAATCGTTGATAAAATAGCAGCCATACCGAAAGATGCTGCAATAGCGAATGAACGACGGGCAAACGCTACATCTCGGCCTTTTAGTAGGTAATATGAACTAATCCCCAGTATAAACATGGCACCACACGTGTAGCCAGAAGCTACTGTGTGTACAAACTTAACTTGTGCAACTGGGTTAAACACGACTTCTGCAAAACTTACCATTTCCATACGCATGGTTTCGAAGTTGAATTCTGCGCCTACTGGGTTTTGCATCCAGCCATTCGCTATAAGAATCCAAAGTGCAGAGAAGTTAGAGCCAAGTGCCACTAGCCAGGTTACCGCTAAGTGCTGACGCTTTGACAGTCTGTCCCAACCGAAGAAGAAAAGACCAACAAAAGTAGACTCTAGGAAGAATGCAACAAGCGCTTCGATAGCCAGCGGAGCACCAAAAATGTCGCCAACATAATGAGAATAGTAAGACCAGTTAGTACCAAACTGGAACTCCATAGTTAAGCCTGT
Encoded here:
- the cydX gene encoding cytochrome bd-I oxidase subunit CydX; protein product: MWYFAWILGVLLACAFGIINALWLEHSEMMDKDSE
- the cydB gene encoding cytochrome d ubiquinol oxidase subunit II produces the protein MFDYESLRLIWWILIGVLLVGFAVTDGFDMGVAALSPVIGKSDTERRIMLNTIAPHWDGNQVWLITAGGALFAAWPMVYATSFSGFYFAMYVTLAALWLRPLALDYRSKIENPKWRKAWDYALCFSGTVPPIIFGVAFGNLLQGVPFDLNNLMMSQYHGTFFALLNPFALLCGVLALMLFVTQGATWLQMKTTEALHARARNVAQITGLISIVLFVIGGFWVQSIEGYVITSTIDTFADSNPLNKEVSLQVGAWMTNFETYPAMWAAPILGVVMPLFAVIASRLERGGFAFLFSSLSNAGVILTAGFAMFPFVMPSSLNPDHSLTMWDSTASELTLGLMTAVAAVMVPVILGYTTWTYYKMFGRLDKKHIEDNDVSAY
- the ybgE gene encoding cyd operon protein YbgE, which codes for MSNLAEQVAKLHRPMDKTLLRALSLILGFMHVGLVMWDPEAYAESIGGFNAIIGPMFIWAVCSSMVYGVGFKPRAWMWQLLFSPYVSLTILLYLTVLRLL
- the cydA gene encoding cytochrome ubiquinol oxidase subunit I, producing the protein MIDVVDLSRLQFAFTAMYHFLFVPLTLGMAFLLAIMESVYVMTGKQIYKDMTKFWGKLFGINFALGVATGLTMEFQFGTNWSYYSHYVGDIFGAPLAIEALVAFFLESTFVGLFFFGWDRLSKRQHLAVTWLVALGSNFSALWILIANGWMQNPVGAEFNFETMRMEMVSFAEVVFNPVAQVKFVHTVASGYTCGAMFILGISSYYLLKGRDVAFARRSFAIAASFGMAAILSTIILGDESGYELGEVQKVKLAAVEAEWHTEPAPAAFTLFGVPNQETMNTDYAIKIPYVMGIIATRSFDEQVTGLHDLREQHVDRIRTGIYAYELLEKLRAGDKSEVNMSAFDEVKGDLGYGLLLKRYTDNVVDATEDQIQMAADDSIPTVWPLFSAFRIMVGCGFIMLFVFGASFIQTCRQKIEQKPWILKAALFSIPLPWIAIEAGWFVAEFGRQPWAVGEILPVNVAASALTIEQLWTSLFAILALYTVFLIAEVYLMLKFARKGPSSLKTGRYHFEQSDNSVEGKVSRSVEV